DNA sequence from the Cucumis melo cultivar AY chromosome 6, USDA_Cmelo_AY_1.0, whole genome shotgun sequence genome:
TAATCAGGAGGGGTGACGGTTCCGCCCGGAGCCACGAAGGTATTGGTGTGAGTATCAGCATACTTAGCCATCTCTTTCTCAGCCTTCATTCCAGCTTTGGCTACATGAAGATCCATTGCAGCTTCAGCCTCTCTTGCCAATCTTACCTCATGAGCCACTTCCACTCTTGCTTTTGCTAGCTCCTTCTCTGCCTGCTCATTTaccattaaaataaaatagaaaactCGTAACTCATCGTTCGAATCTCGAATATCTTTGATCGGGGAAGAACATGAGTCAAGGGAAGAGTCGTAAAAAATAACCTATAAAGTTTTCATCTTTCATAACTAGAACGACTACtctttttattggtttcatttCTTGATTAGATCCTGAGATTAAAAA
Encoded proteins:
- the LOC103483397 gene encoding late embryogenesis abundant protein 6-like; translated protein: MQAVKEKLHDMSVMRKAKAEAKAEEKAEKELAKARVEVAHEVRLAREAEAAMDLHVAKAGMKAEKEMAKYADTHTNTFVAPGGTVTPPDYSANVPVAPGMTMVGAPGTVDMAGAPSPANKKLL